A window of Hordeum vulgare subsp. vulgare chromosome 5H, MorexV3_pseudomolecules_assembly, whole genome shotgun sequence genomic DNA:
CAAGTGGTCAAGTTCATCAATAAAGCTGCTTACAAAAGTTGCaatttgctgcgagctttggaagATTGATTCATAAATTGCTTTCCTGTGTGCATACCAGAGTGCCCACAAGTTGATAGCCATCTTAGTGAACCCTTCCTGGACCAACGGTCCATGCATTTGAAGCAGACATTCCTTAGCACTAGCTTGATCAACTTATGACATTTTTATTACTATGTCATCTTCAGTTAAAGCCCACACACATCTAGCAACAGTGCATGATACTAGAGCGTGTTGCCAAGAATCTCGGCATCCACACAACATGCACACATCCGGGATCGCCATGTTGCGATGGTGCAGCACATTTGTTGTTGGAAGAGAGTGGCGAGCGAGTCGCCAGAGAATTTTTTAAATTTTGCTGGAATCGGGACATTCCAAAGTGATGTCCATGCCTTCTCATTTTCTCCCAACGACGTTCCACTCCTCCCTTCCAGCCATTCTTCTCGTTGCAACTTGGTCTTGACCAGAAGGCGATATGTCGAGGTGACTATGAACTTCCCTTTCTTATCACGCTGCCAAGCCCAAAATTCCTCCAAGTTACGTATGCAGAGTGGGATTCTCAAGACCGCGTTTGTGTCAAAAGGGGTAAAAATAGTTCAGACCAGCTCCGCGTTCCATGAGCCAGTAGCTAGAGATTGAAGCTCCGCCACTTTCCTTGGAGGATCAAGCACACACGAGGTTATAGGTCTTAAAGATGCTTCTTCAGGGATCGAGTTGTCCGTCCACATGTCCATAGTCTGGCCATTCCCAACGTGTGTTATGATGCCTTGTTTCAGTACATCCCTTCCCTCTAGAATTGCACACCAAATCTGGGATGGGCGGGAGCCAAGTTCCGCCTCTAGCAATGACACGTCGTGAAAATAGCTCGCTTTGAGTATCCTGGCACTCACCGATGAGGAATCTTGGTGCTGCCTCCACGCGTGCCTTGCAAACAGAGCAAGGTTGAATAGTTCCAGGTCTCTGAACCCAAGACCTCCCAAGTGTTTTGGCCTTGCCATCACATCCCATGATACCCAAGCCGGTTTCCTCTCACCTTGTTTGCAGCCCCACCCAAACTTCCGGatgattgatttcatatgatcaaAACAAGACATAGAATATACCGGTATTGCCCGAGCTACACACTTGATTAGGACTTCCTTGCCTCCTGCTGATAAGCACTTGCTCATCGACCCCTTGACTTTATCCCACAATCTGTCACTCAAATATTTAAACGTTCCATTCTTTGAGGGTCCCACATCCGTAGGCATGCCCAAGTACCTTTCATGCAAAGATTCATTAGGAACATGGAGGAAACCATTGACTGTGTTTTTTACCATCTCCGGTGTCCCCTtgctaaagaaaatggaggacATCTCTCTATTGATCCTCTCGGCTGACGCCATACAATATGACTCCAATAGGTTTGATATCTCCTATGCTCCATTAACACTTGCTCTGAAAAACAACACGCTACCAGCCGTGAATAAAAGATGGTTCACCGATGGAGCCGATGGAGCTATCTTAATGTCGCTGAGCTGGGATGACTGATTTTGTGATTTCAAGAGGCACGAAAGTCCCTCTGCTGCCAATAAGAACATGTATGGAGAGATGGGATCTCCCTGTTGGATGCCACGTGAAGGTTTAAACTCCTTAGATTTTCTTCCATTAAACATTACTGAAAAAGAGACAAAGCTCACCGAATTCATGATAACATTTACCCAAGGCGCTGCAAAGCCTAGCTTCTCCATGATAGATCTAAGATAAGACCACTCAACTCTGTCGTGGGCCTTCATCATGTCAAGCTTCAGAGCATAGAAACTGTTATTTTTTATCTATTCCTCTTCATGAAATGAAGGCACTCATAGGCATAAATAACGTTGTCCGTGATTTGTCTCCCATACACAAAAGTTGATTGTTCTTCCGAGATAATTTCTAGCAGAATTTACTTGAGCCAGTTCACGAGCACTTTTGAGGCAATCTTGGAAAAGACATTACATAAACTGATTGGTCGAAATTGAGATAGTAATGTTGGACATGTTACCTTGGGGATCAGTACCAGTAGGGTATCGTTAAGACACACTGGGCTCTCTTCACCCTGAACAATACCAAGAATCGCCTTTGTGACCTCTTCACCGCAGGCATCCGAGTGCCTCTTGAAAAAGTGAGCCGGAAACCCATCCGGACATGGTGCTTTGGTTGGGAACATATGAAACAATGCTTCTTTCACCTCCTTCTCAACATACGATGCCAAAAGGATGGAATTCATAGCCGAAGTGACCTTACTTGGGACATGTTCTAGCACCTCAGTCACACCTTGCACTCCCTGAGATGTGTAAAGATTCTTATAAAATTCTAGTGCAAGTTTTGCATTTCTGTTGTGTCCGTTGTTAGCTTCCCATTCGTTCTTTGCAATGCCTTAATCagattcttcctcctcctcattgacgatctcatatggaagaaatgtGTATTGCGGTCACCTGCAGTTAGCCACTCCACCCGTGATCGTTGTCGCCACATAAGTTCCTCACACAAGCATAGTTCGATCAATCTATCATTAATCTTTGTTTCCGCATGAGATGGTCCTGCCCTCGGCACCTCACCCCTTAGCCTTTCAAGCTCTTTTTCTAGGCTTCGAATTTTGCCAAGAACACTACCGGAGGTGGACCTCGACCAGTCGCCCAGGTTATGAGCCAACGCTTCTAGTTTGATCCGTTCCTCAGTAGTCGAAGAGGTGTGACCCCCGATCTCCCATGCAGATCGCACCGTCGGTTTCATCTCATCATGTTTGTCCCACATCACCTCATATTGGAAGCGCTTCACACTCCTGGCATATGTCTCCCTAGGAGCGAGTTGCAATAAGATTGGCGAGTGATCTGATGAAGCCGACGATAGATGCTCTACCATGGCGCTCAGGAACTGTGTACACCAATGAGCCGTAGCAAGTGCTCTATTTAGCCGGACCCATGTAAAAGTGCCACCTGCGACTCGTTTCTCATAAGTCCACATCCTTCCCTTATACCCCAGGTCTACCAGACTGCAAACATCGATGGTGTCACGGATTGTATTTGTGATTGACTTCATGTCTCGATACCGTCATGTTCGTCGTGGCATAACACTTCATTGAAATCACCCATGCAAAGCCAGGGGATATCATGTAGCGTCGACGGATTTTTCATCATGTCCCACGTATGGTAGTGCAAATGAGTTTGGGCCTCACTGTAGATACAGGTGAACCTCCATGGATCTCCTTCGAGCATACTGATTTTTGCATCTGTATGAAGATTGGAGTACCCCAGAATCTCAGTTTTTATTTCATCATTCCCAAAAATATCTTTTAGACTTTCCACTCGAGCACCACTGGTCTGGGTTTCTACTATACAGAGTACTTTAGGGGCAAACTTTATCGCGAACTCGCGTAGCTCTTGAATTGTCAGGGCATTGCCAATCCCGTGACAATTCTAGCTTAACAGATTCATAGCGCACGACTGTCCTCCCAGAGGAGGCCGCCAAACGCACATTATTAGTTTTGGCACCAATTGCCTTCTTCCCGTCCATGCCAATGCTCTTATCTGATGTAGCCGATGTTCTGGATCTTTTTAGGTTCTTGCTTCGGTGGAGGGCTAGGGGTAACAGACTGCACTTCCATTGCCCCCTTGGACACCGGCACAAGCTCCAAACCCTGTGCTGAAGAAGAGCTTTATACATCAATAGCCTTAGAGATACGTTTGCGGCTCGGGTCCATCTCGTTAATATCGATGTCCTACGCCTCGGTCTCACTTGTATGCTCACCAGGATTGTCAGTTTTAACCCCCGATCTCAACTGCTGAGAAGTGTTTCTCCTCCTAGTCGCCCAACTGGTAGTGGCAGGAGCACGAAGGTTTTTGAAAACTAATGCAAACAAAGGGTGCACTCCATCACCATGTTCTTTGTACTCGTGTCCCATCAAGCCACATACCTGGCACCAATCCTGGAGCCTTACGTACCTGACTGCAAAGAACTCGCGCTGTCCTTTTCTGATCAAAGAGATCACCTTTTTAGGGGATTACAGACATCAATCCTGACCCGCACCCTAAAGAAATTTCCTTGAAAGTCAAAAGATAAGGGTTCGACGTCCACAAACTGGCCAAGCTTTGATGCCAGCGCCTTCACCTTTCCATGGTACGTAGGAGGAAGACCAATGATCCTAGCCCACACCTCAAAAGTGAAAAGTTCTATTGAAGATGGCTTGGTGAATCTTTCATAAGGAGCAATGAGCACTGGATTGCCTTTGAAGTGCCTTGGGCCTCCCTGTGTCACCGTCTCCCAGTCACATAGACAGTCAAATTGCATAATGAACAAGTTCTCTTCCAAGTTTTTGATCTTGACAGGCCTGGCTAGATCCCATGTTGCACGCATCGTTCGAAAGAAACCATAGTTGCTAAAATCCTTCTCCATATGCACACGGGCAATTATCATCCAGCGTAGGTTCTCCTCCGCCAGCGCATCCTCATCATCAAACACAACATCAGCCAGATCGCCCTCTTCTAGGGCTAGCTCCTTCATCATATCCTCGAGCCGACCCTTGCCCTTGCTGCTAGACGCGCCAGACTTGCCATACGAAGCCATTGATGTAGTGGATGTAGATCGGAACCCCCTGACCTAGATGGTCTAGGAATGTAAGGGACCCCTCCGCTGCCGGTCCCCTGGAGTCCCGTCAAGGCCGGGCAACAACCCACGGTTGCCCCTTGATCAACTTGAGCAGGAACGATCCAAGATCACGACGATGATGGAAATAATGTGTCTCTACATCGCCGTCAGCGTCGAGAGGATAAAAATCCTAGTAAGATGGTATTTGTAGAGCTTTGTGTTAGCTTCGCCTTTTGGTGCGTCTAGGTTCCTATAACACAAGCCCCAAAAAAAAAACCCTACACCGGGCTTGTAAAAGCACAAGCCAAATTTGCACCGTGAAATTCTCACCCGTTCCAAATGAATGCCATATTTGTTCCACAATAAAAAAACAAATGAatgtcaaaataaaaatgaaTGCCACATTCtctcaaaaaagaaaaggaaaaataatgcCATGTTGTCTTTTTTTTTAGACAAAAATGACATAGTATTATTTAGATCCTCTTCACAATCTCCCTCACCCCGTCATCCCGCAGCCCATTTCCCCCAGaccaagccgccgccgccatctccggccaccccacccccctccccggccgagccgccgccgccgccgccgacccataCCGGAACAGTAGGACCGCCACCGCCGTCAAGCCTCCCCGCCAGGCGCCACCCCGTCGGCCACGCTGCAACCAGGGCAAGGTGAGCTCTCCCCCACTTCTTCCCTACCCCTCGCTAGATTCTTCTTAGCTTCACGAGGAGGAGAAGAGCGAGCGCGGATCATTGGACTGGATCTCAATCCACTGACTACTTTTAACCCGAACTAACCTCCACGATTTTTTTGGGCGTGCCGGCGCGCCACCCAGATCCCGCATCTCGGAATGGCGACCCTGAGGAACCTGAAGATCAAGACGTCGACGTGCAAGAGGATCGTCAAGGAGCTGCGCTCCTAcgagaaggaggtggagaaggaggcggcCAAGACCGCCGACATGAAGGAGAAGGGCGCCGACACCTATGATCTCAAGCAGCAGGTGACCCAACATCTCTCATTCAGCAGCTCTGCTTACAGTACTTGCTGGTGATAGTAGGATCACATGTTAGTTATCCTTAGAATGGTCCCTTGTAGCATGGTTTCATTAGTTTAAAGATGCTGATCTAGTCACTAGAAGCTTGATGGGTAGTAATTTCTGTCATATGCCCACTAATTAATCAGTTCTTGGTAAAATGGACAGGTCAATCACATATTCTGTTATTGATTTCCTAAGACAAGTTTTGTTGTTAGAATGGCATGTCATTAAACTTGTTGTGGATATGTGTAGAGGGATCTACCATGTGAAACCTTGAGGATTGGTTGGTTTGCCCGACTAACATTTTGGTGTTTGTCAACTGTTACCCTGGTTGGTTGGTTGGTTGTGACATAGTAATCTGTGCATTGTTACCGCTGGGTATCCATGATATTAATGATAACTTCTGTTACTGCAGCTTATgtaatggttttactttggttgGAACATCAGGTCTCTGCTTCTAGTTCATCCCAGTTATTACCCTTAAGGCCCGGCATAAACAAATTCAGCATGTATCATGCCTCTTGTGGCTCTTCTCATGTGGATTACCCTCTCCCTTTCTTGGCCTTCAGTCCATGTAGATTGCTTGGTActgcctccgtccggaaataactGCCGCTCAAACGGATGTAGGACTAGATACATCCGTTTGAGCGACagttatttccggacggaggaagtataagaTAACCTATCTCTCCTTCAGCGAATATTTGGTTATGTTAAAAACAATTACATTTGTCAGATGTAGGGCACTGTATAGAGCATCAGAATGGATATAGTTATAAGTTTGTAACTTAGAAGCAGATTGTGTTATTACATGAGCAAGTGGCCTATGCATTCTTCAGAGTACTACTACTATGTTCATCTGTTAATCACATTCTTCTGGGTTTTACAGATAGTTATTAGTATTACCAGACATGTCAAGATATTTAAGGCATAAATATGCTTGATGAGTTATGAAATTGTTTTCGATGTGATTGGGATTGGAAAAGATAGTTGTTCACGTCGATTGATCTCATACATACATTGAGGTCTTATGGTCTGATTTTGGACACGCAACACGAGTACTTTGTTGTTGGTCTCCCTGATCCTCTTCCCAAGTCACTATTCATGGATGTGAAGATCTTGTTAGTACATCTTATCTTTTAATGCCTTTTACATGTGCAGGAAAATGTTTTGGCTGAGTCGAGGATGATGGTCCCGGACTGCCATAAGCGACTTGAAGCTGCACTGACCGACCTGAAAGCAACACTGGTATTGTGCAGAGATTTTTACCTATATTTGAAATCGTCTGCAATCTTGTCTTCagctacttgaacaaatgtttggtTAATCTGTCACAGGCGGAGTTGAAGGAGTCAAATGAACAAGGCACTGAGATCGGTGAGGCCGAGGCTACAATCACTGAAGTTGAAGCTGTCTACACGCCAACAGAAGCTGAAGATTAAGCTCGCAACTTCCTTTCGCTGAAATGTCAGTATGCATCACCAGACTTACTCTTGTCTGACATGGTAGTCACATTTCATATGACATTGACACGAAAGTTTGTATGTATTACGACTCATGATCTGTCTCGAGATGTGCAACTGGTAATATCACTTTACTGGAATATGGTTAGGCGTTTATGGTGTGCTGGAAATGCTGCATGTTTTTGGCATTGTTCCATTTGGGTGTCGGATGTTGTTGCTTCTTGCTGGTTGTTTTTAGTTACTGTGATCCTGTTCTTCATGCTTTGATGTAGCCCGAGGGAGGGCGCATTGTGGACCTTGTTTAAATTCTCCTGCAAGACGTGGTAGATTTGTGCAGTTTTCCCCTCTGATTCAGAATGGCAATGCACTGTAATTTTGCACTCCCTTCGGTACTGGTCTTTAATTTGTCTAAATATGGATGTATCAAGACACGTTTTAGTGTTAAATATATCCATATATGGATAAAACTAAGACAAGTAGTTTGGGACCgaggtaatatatggtttggctaGTTCTCACCCGCCTCATTTTTTGATAAATCTTAGTCACAAATCGTGGCATAGCAAGTGTGCAATTCTCGACGTCGATGTAAAAGGCTTGTAACTGGTTCACATATAATGAAATCATTCTCAAAGCAACTTATGAATGGGCAATCCCGTTGTAATTTGCATCCATATGTATATTGTAAGCATAGATCATACTCCATTCATCTGAAAATACTTATCAGAGaagtggatgtatctaaatatatTTTAGTTTTAGATGCATCCATTTCTTTGATATGTATTttcgaatggagggagtatatgtaaGCTGACACAACCCAAAATGCCTCTTAACTTAATAAGTTGACACAACCCGGGAGCCAACCGCCTAGCCAACATGCAATGGGCCTCCCATCGCCCACGAGAGCATCTCCAACCGCGGCTGTAAAAAACGCGAGCACGTTAAAACGTTATTTTGGCGTGCGCGGGACGCTTTCGCACGCTTCAGCGGAGGCGGTAAAGTCAGGCGCGCGGAAAACAGTTGCGCGCGCGTGGGAAAAAACGGGCGGACACGCGATAGATTTGGGGCGCGGCGTCCAACGCGTCTATAAAATGCAGCGCCCGCCACACGTCCTTTCATCAAAAACCGTCGCCCCCTTGCCTCGCCACGTGCCCTCCCTCGCCTCACCACGCGCCCCTCTGCCTCTTTTCTCGCCTTACCGCCGCCGCActaatgtcccacaagcgtatgggatcgcatcagttttcgagggttgagtattcaacccaaatttgttggttcgcacgacgggaagcgaaagaatattctcaagtattagcagctgaatgcgtcagattcaaccacacctgaaagattagtgtttgcaagcaaagtatcagtagcaaggtaatatgatagaaacgatgccagaaacgatctggtgacaaggcagactattcctaatagttgtatcaacgacgccagaaaaagctttggcaatcccctgcaacggcgccagaaaaaggcacgttgacgggattttagtgccaacaaagtcttgcaacaagtaacagcggagtagcaaggaacaatagtagcagcagcagcaaagtaacaagtaacatcagtagtgacagcagcagcaaagtagcagcaaagtggcccaatccctcttgtagcaagggacaagcctaggcgaagtaacgtagcgagaaccagtagtaaaagactcgtaggcagtggatcggtgatggatgagtgtgacggatgtgattcatcatgtaacagctataacacggagagatatgtgactaacacccgttcatcaatctaatgtaggcatgtattccgtatgtagtcatacgtgcttacggaaaagaacttgcatgacatctattgtccatccctcccgtggcagcggggttctaatggaaactacgggatattaaggttttccttttaataaagaaccggaccaatgcattaacacgtggtggatacatgaactcctcatactatggtcatctccaggagtggttccggctattgtcactccagggttgccgggtcataacacatagtaggtgactacaacttgcaagatagaatctaaaacacacatatattggcgacaacataataggttcagatctgaaatcatggcactcgggccctagtgacaagcattaagcatagccaagtagtagcaacatcaatctagaacatagtggatactagggatcaaccccgTCAAtagctaactcgattacatgatagatctcatccaactcatcaccgtccagcaagcctacgatgagattactcacgaacgatgaagagcatcatggaattgtcaatggagaaaggttgatgatgacgatgacgacgatttcccctctccggagcccgaaacagactccagatgaagaacaggatgtggcggcgcctccgtatcgcaaaacgcgatgaaaccttctctctgtttttttccaggggaaacggaagatataggactgagattgggggcggtggtgccacgtgggccgcacaatcctgcatggcgcgacctggggggtggccgcgccatgtgggtttgtggcccactggcacaccaccTCACGTGgatatttgcgcaggtatttttcttttattccagaaaaatctccgtaaattttcaggacattccgagaactttcatttctgcacaaaaacaacaccatggcaattctgctgaaaacagcgtcagtccgggttagttccattcaaatcatgcaaattagagtccaaaacaagggcaaaagagttcgggaaagtagatacgacggagacgtatcaactcccccaagcttaaagccttgcttgtcctcaagcaactcagttgacaaagtgagagagacaaaagaagaactttgacgaactctgtttgatcttgttgttgcaactatgtctaactcataaccagaatttcagcaacatcacaagcaaaccacataagcaaatgacatctaagtctcacggtaaactcatatcaatggcataatcaactagcgagcaaataataataagcctcaagtgtcaacacttcaatcaaaacaacatgaagcagtacgaatagatggtatctcgctagctctttctgagaccgcaaaacataaatgcagagcaccttaaaagaccaagggctgactaaacattgtattcaaggcaatgaagatccagtcatagtcatactcaacacagttaaaagcaaagcataaaaatgacataggtgctctctaattggtgcttttgcaagaagaggatgactcaagaggaacataaatagacaggcccttcgcagagggaagcattgatttgcaaaggtgccagagctcaagcttttaaaacagagataataattttgggtggcatgctttcattttcaacgcaatgactaagatttCTCAACAtctttccacgctacacatgctataggcggttcccaaacagaaaagtaaagttttgactcccccccaccaatcaatcacactccacggctagccgaatcctcgggtaccgtccaaaccaacatcaatccctgggagttttgtttgcaattatcttttcgatttgagcatggaattgggaattccaattgccgtcccctttctcgtgaatgatagtgaataaacacatctcgaggataacacgcctaacatggaagataccaatagccccttgtcaccacatgagcggttcgggcatgcaaaacagattattccttgaagatttagagagtgacacatgcaaatttacttggaacggcaggtagataccgcacataggtaggtatgatggactcatatggcacaactttgggtttatggaagtggatgcacaagcaatattcccgcttagtacaagtgaaggctagcaaaagactaggaagcgaccaactagagagcgacaacaaccatcaaaatgcattaagagtaactaacattgagtgcaagcatgagtaggacataaatcaccatgaacatgaacatcataacggctatgttgattttgtttcaactacatgcgtgaacatgcgccaagtcaagccacttgaaacattcaaaggaggataccatcctatcatactacatcatagtcatctcaacattcatgtgagcatccaagacaaaccattataagctcctagctaagtaagcatggcataagcaactatgatctctaagttgtcattgcaaacatgtttctctcacaacaaagctgaatgaggcatgatgagctagtcatacttacaaaaacaaaaccgattgagttcataccaacttttccaggctcagtcacttcatcatatatcgtcattattgcctttcacttgcaagaccgaacgatgtgaacaataataagcatgctcgtgcattggactaaagctggaatctgcaggcaaacacaaaggagaagacaaagtaatatagctctttgaaagctaaacaggtatgcatgcaagagccactaaacattgtaaccaatatcttctaccttgacccaaagaaaaagaaaactatctacacgggaaagctcccaacaagcaaaagaagaaaaggaaaatctttttggtttttctcaaactagacagacacacgaaaagaaaacgagaaaaagaaaataaactaacatggatgatacagtggcaaagtgtgaacaccggctaacaaagtgaaagcataagcaagaatgtaaagtcggtgagaagacgtactcccccaagcttaggcttttggcctaacttggtctactcccaaggagggaaataaccatctccggggtactccggagtggactgagggtgccactgctgtgtgagctgtagaatgaatttttctggaggtaagaGAAGTGGataggagcaagaatgagtggagggggtgcctgtgggccccacaagcctgggtggcgcagccaggggggtgcccgcgccactagggcttgtggtccactggtgtgccccccagacagactctttgtcccagtatttttcaaatattccagaaaaaatcatactagattttcacagcgttcggagaacttttattttcggggtacttttctaccggacgctaaaacaaaaaacagggaaaactaatctaaacctatcatttttcttctaagcaacctaaaatgaaagcttggaacagaggcttGGGACTCCtcagttcatccatctcatggtcatcgaaagaaatccgtcaatggggttgatcaagcctcctcgacaaaactttttcgaatcgcaaaagaagacggagaatttttgaatagtcactaggtcacctccatggggatgtgtatctccccaacaagcaaatcacacttcatcttgacgcgaggaatagggcattcaaagctcccaataagaatcgatgaagtcttttcgataacattgatacaatgtactcgatattgtttcttcggaaagtgcaccgtatgctcattaccgttgacatggaaagtgacattgcctttgttgcaatctataacagcccctgcagtatttaaaaagggtcttccgaggatgacagccatggcatcgtcctcggaaatatccaagataacaaagtctgttaagatagtggtgttagcaaccacaagcttgccatccgccaccaggggggtggcggctacatggcttgtggcccactggcccaccccctgaggtggatctttgcgcaggtatttttcatattttccaaaaataatctccgtaaatttttaggacgtttggagaactttcatttctgcacaaaaacaacaccaaggcaattctgctgaaaacagcgtcagtccaggttagttccattctaatcatgcaaattagagtccaaaacaagggcaaaagagtttggaaaagtagatacgatggagacgtatcaactcccgcaagcttaaaaccttgcttgtcctcaagcaacccagttgacaaactcagagagaaagaaaaactttgacaaactctgtttgatcttgttattgcaactatgtctaactcataaccagaatttcagcaagatcacaagttaaccacataagcaagtgacacaaaggtctcacgataaactaatatcaatggcatagtcagctaacgagcaaataataatgagtttcaaataccaatacttcaatcaaaacaagcatgaagcaatatgaataggtggtatcccgctagctctttctgagaccgcaaaacataaatgcagagcacttccaaagatcaagggttgactaaacattgtaa
This region includes:
- the LOC123396040 gene encoding tubulin-folding cofactor A; translation: MATLRNLKIKTSTCKRIVKELRSYEKEVEKEAAKTADMKEKGADTYDLKQQENVLAESRMMVPDCHKRLEAALTDLKATLAELKESNEQGTEIGEAEATITEVEAVYTPTEAED